The stretch of DNA GGGTGTTCCGGTGTCCTTgtcgacgccggagccgtcgGCGTACACCTTGAGGGTCTGGTGCTCGGCGCCCCACACGCCGTAACTGTAGACGAGATCATTGTGGGAGAACGCGATGCCGAAGAGGGAGAAGAACGCGACGATGATGGAGAAGACGGTGACCTCCTCGAACTTGCGGTCGATGGCCcacgcggtgagcgcggcgaggatgataCCCTGGACGATGCCGCCGGAGGGTCCGAGCGAGAGAACGCCCATGTTCTTgctggcggcgccgtcggactCGAGCCAGGCCCAGTTGCAGATGAACGGCATGAGACCGAGCAAGAGGCAGGGGTAGTGGCGCTCCGGGGTCTCCTCAAAGCCCTGGCGGGCGAGGAGCAGACCGACAAAGACCAGGATGGCACCGTTGGCGCACTCCGGAATGACGTTGTAGAGGCACGCGAACAGGCCGGTGGAGAGGAAGATGAAGTAGAGGACGCCGTTGGCGATGGAGTAGCCGATcttggcgccgagcgccttgTGCACGGGGTGGCCAATGTATACGGTGGTACCGAAcatgccgccggcgagggccgcCATGCATGTGCCGATGCCGTCGACAATCATGATCTCGGACATGGggtacgcgtcgccggccgcctcggcggactCGACGCAGGTCATGGTGCCGAGGAAACCGATCATACCGAAGAGAagcgcgggtgcggcgaAATCCTCCATCAGCGAGGACTCGCTGAGGCCGGCGAGACCACTGCCGAAGCCACCGAAAATGTCACCCTTGAAGGCGTAGGTTTTCCaggcagccttggcggcgttgCCGTCGGTGCCCTGGCACGTCCCGGACGCACCGGTTCCCTGAATGGCCCTGAATCCGTTGTAGAAGTCGGAAACGGAAACATCGCCGTAAGCACCACCGATGACCTCGGTGCTGCGCTTGCACGCGCCGGCCCAGCCAAAGATGACGGACAGCAGGATGGCCATGAGCGCAATGGGGAAGGTCACTTTTCCGTACACGGGGTAGCGGACGTTGCCGAAGAAACCGAAGACGACCACCATGAACGGCAGGAGGCACATCATGGGAGCCTTAGCGATGGTGAGCATGGGGGAGAACGCGAGCCAGACGaagccgacgcccgcgagagGAACGTaaaccgcggcggtggggacGGTGTTGCGGATGAGGTCACCGAGGAAGCAACCGAGAATTTCCATGAAGCCAATGATGAAGTTCGTGGCGACAGACACCTTCCAGCCGAACTCGGCCGCCTTCTTGCCCATGGCGATGGAGTCCGCatccgacgcgccggtgccgggGTTGAACTTGGTAAAGCCGGCTTGGATAGCGGGCAGGGAGATGGCGTAGATGGTGATGTAGATCACGGTGGTGTTCATGCCGTAAGGCTGAGCGGTGACGTCGAGGCGGTTCTCCTTGGTCGCCAGGCGCGTGGCGAGCCACGCGAACCAGACGTTGCCGAAGAGGAGGGCCAGGCCGCAGGCGGGGATGTTCCAATCGTAGTAGATCCTCGTCCATTCGCCAGTGACGGTCGCTTTGTAAAGGTCCGTTGCGTCACTGTAGCTGTTTATGCCACCAATCCTTCCaacgtccatcgcggcgccggtcacGCCGAGAAGGGTGGCGAGGTTATCGAAGAAGAGCTCGCAGAAAGCCTCCATCTCGCCGGAACCTGCGATCGGACCGAGGAAACGTCGTCAGTCGGTACGTGTTGATTCAGATATGGATCGAAAGACGCGAGGGAGGAatcggcgggcgcgccgcggcgcgtcttcGGGCGCCGTGAAACGTCATCAATTTTGCGGGTTCGAGACGGGAGAAATCGCGATTCTCACTCACCGGTCCAGAGCGGAACCTTGAAGTTCCAGGCCCATGACGCGTCTCCCTGCCAGTAAAACGGGGAGAGCTGCAGCAGAACCTGCTGGAGAGGGACCTTTTCCCTCTTAATTCCTGTGCCGACAGGCATGGTGTCTCGTCGTGAGCGTAATCCGCGCGACGTGAACTGGTCAATTCGCACGGCTTTTCGGTTATGTCAACTCGTGGCTTCCACAGCTTTTCGCGCGCGAAATCGGCCTGGTTGTCACTCGAAACGCGCTGTGATTGGTCAATTCAGCAAATCCCGCGACCTTTCGTGGAAAAGGTGACTCACGAGAACCCGAAGAGTCACAACTCAACAACCAATTTTTCGGGCTGGCTTCCGTTTCGCTGGACCTCATCAATCTTCGTATCCCCCGACCGAAACGACAGAGCTCGAACAAGGGCAAacgtgcgcgcgcgagtgACGCGTCGCCTGCCTCGTCTTCATGAGAAAGGAGACCGCCTTTCTCCTCGTCATCTGCTACGTCGCCTTTCACCTCTCGCAGTTATCGCTCGAGGATCTCGTCGCGCACCTTGAGAGCGGCAAGCAGATCGTCGCTGGCGTGCTTGCCGATCCGATTGGGAAAGGCCAGGAGTACTACGACAGACTCGTCCAGACCGGCGCGGCCAAGTTCCtagccttcgccgccgcgtccaagcTCATCTCCTGGCACTTCAAGCGCTCGGCCACGTCGAGGAAAATCGCGGCCGACAAGAAGGCCAAGTGAGCGGGACCTCCtctccgcccgccgcgaacgaagCGTCGGTCCTTCCAGCGAGCGCAAAAAGATTGATCCATCCGAGCGGAtgtcgcgcgtcgcttccGCCAAGCCGTACGCGTGGCCCTACGAcggctccctcgccgccgacgacgtcgcgctcgtacTCATCGACATGCAGACCGACTTCTGCGGCCTCGGCGGATACGTCGCGCAGATGGGCTACGACGTGTCGCTGACCCGAGCACCCATCGAGCCGCTCCGctcggtcctcgccgccgctcgcgccgcgggggtccgGGTGATACACACGCGCGAGGGCCACCGTCCTTCCCTGGCGGACCTCCCCGACAACAAGCGGTGGAGGTCGATgcaggc from Micromonas commoda chromosome 3, complete sequence encodes:
- a CDS encoding predicted protein, whose amino-acid sequence is MRKETAFLLVICYVAFHLSQLSLEDLVAHLESGKQIVAGVLADPIGKGQEYYDRLVQTGAAKFLAFAAASKLISWHFKRSATSRKIAADKKAK
- a CDS encoding xanthine/uracil/vitamin C permease (COG2252 Xanthine/uracil/vitamin C permease [Nucleotide transport and metabolism]; expressed) — translated: MPVGTGIKREKVPLQQVLLQLSPFYWQGDASWAWNFKVPLWTGSGEMEAFCELFFDNLATLLGVTGAAMDVGRIGGINSYSDATDLYKATVTGEWTRIYYDWNIPACGLALLFGNVWFAWLATRLATKENRLDVTAQPYGMNTTVIYITIYAISLPAIQAGFTKFNPGTGASDADSIAMGKKAAEFGWKVSVATNFIIGFMEILGCFLGDLIRNTVPTAAVYVPLAGVGFVWLAFSPMLTIAKAPMMCLLPFMVVVFGFFGNVRYPVYGKVTFPIALMAILLSVIFGWAGACKRSTEVIGGAYGDVSVSDFYNGFRAIQGTGASGTCQGTDGNAAKAAWKTYAFKGDIFGGFGSGLAGLSESSLMEDFAAPALLFGMIGFLGTMTCVESAEAAGDAYPMSEIMIVDGIGTCMAALAGGMFGTTVYIGHPVHKALGAKIGYSIANGVLYFIFLSTGLFACLYNVIPECANGAILVFVGLLLARQGFEETPERHYPCLLLGLMPFICNWAWLESDGAASKNMGVLSLGPSGGIVQGIILAALTAWAIDRKFEEVTVFSIIVAFFSLFGIAFSHNDLVYSYGVWGAEHQTLKVYADGSGVDKDTGTPEEAFNGWRWCVAFFMVAFFAACHIPFQKGNKYTKFEAIPPRIEDDAEDPYDYSVHAAKAAEIPK